In a single window of the Streptococcus ilei genome:
- the yycF gene encoding response regulator YycF — protein sequence MKKILVVDDEKPISDIIKFNMVKEGYEVLTAFDGKEALAVFEAENPDILILDLMLPEIDGLEVARTIRKTSNVPIIVLSAKDTVFDKVIGLEIGADDYVTKPFSNRELQARVKALLRRTELTVESQTESISDSDIVIGDLKIIPDAFLAQKKGKELELTHREFELLYHLATHVGQVMTREHLLETVWGYDYFGDVRTVDVTIRRLREKIEDIPGRPEYILTRRGVGYYMRNND from the coding sequence ATGAAGAAAATTCTTGTTGTAGATGATGAAAAGCCGATTTCGGATATTATAAAATTCAATATGGTGAAAGAAGGTTATGAAGTCTTGACTGCCTTCGATGGGAAAGAAGCACTGGCTGTTTTCGAAGCTGAGAACCCAGATATTTTGATTCTGGACCTCATGCTTCCTGAAATTGATGGTTTGGAAGTAGCGCGTACCATTCGAAAGACCAGTAATGTACCGATTATTGTCCTATCTGCTAAAGATACCGTATTTGATAAGGTTATCGGTCTTGAAATTGGTGCGGATGACTATGTGACTAAGCCATTCTCAAATCGTGAGCTTCAAGCTCGCGTAAAAGCTTTGTTGCGTCGGACAGAACTAACGGTAGAATCACAGACAGAGTCTATATCAGATTCAGATATTGTGATTGGTGATTTGAAAATCATTCCGGATGCCTTCCTTGCTCAGAAAAAAGGCAAAGAGCTCGAGCTGACCCATCGCGAATTTGAGTTGCTCTATCACTTGGCGACCCATGTAGGGCAAGTCATGACCCGTGAGCATTTACTGGAAACAGTCTGGGGCTACGATTATTTTGGAGATGTTCGGACAGTGGACGTAACGATTCGACGTTTGCGTGAAAAAATCGAAGATATTCCAGGTCGTCCGGAGTATATTTTAACGCGCCGCGGTGTCGGTTACTATATGAGAAACAATGATTAA
- the smc gene encoding chromosome segregation protein SMC, with product MYLKEIEIQGFKSFADKTRVIFDQGVTAVVGPNGSGKSNITESLRWALGESSVKSLRGGKMPDVIFAGTETRKPLNYACVTVVLDNRDGFIKHAAKEIRVERHIYRSGDSEYKIDGKKVRLRDVHDLFMDTGLGRDSFSIISQGKVEEIFNSKPEERRAIFEEAAGVLKFKTRRKETESKLVQTQDNLDRLEDIIFELEGQIKPLEKQALVAKRFLELDQQRQVLYLDVLIAQIEVNKKDYDQAVQEEASIQEQLKAYYQKREEYEAESLRLKQSRQALQHQLSDDQVSLIELTRLLSDLEKQIELARLESQQVARSRQENQERVNALEERLQVLRNQLEEKQANTKSLQEELQKSQEALESLEKELASFSEDPDQVIEYLREKYVALMQDEAERSNELTTIENQLEASAQLSQSKKEDYKNQIQLVTELQEKEQVAKEAYQLAQEHLKHLLETYQLEAKQFEEARQAYQSGQAKMFDLLDQSKEKQARINSLEAIQKNHSNFYAGVKSVLQEAARLGGIVGAVSEKLSFSPEYQTALEIALGASSQHIIVEDEGAATRAIEHLKKNRSGRATFLPLTTIKPRYLAGKNQELIEACPGFLGMASSLVDYDPSLESIFQNLLGVTAIFDTIEHAKAAARKVAYQVRIVTLDGTELRTGGSYAGGANRSNNSIFIKPELDRLHQELASLHKNLREVEGQVQEQQDQVTQSQEKLESLKGQGEGARLEEQRLQLAFEQAHQQLLDAQELLELIRTELDEGSDQELLKKRDHLQARLKEIEAEKEQVTAEIEEVKLNKDVVVEKIENLRAAIAKLQLQKTELKSRLTYDQTDAERLQQELASTEREIQALQYAIEQGEDRHEQIDVSVLEKQLQATLQEKTALEQAVIRKQFELEDLEGQSEDVAGHMEQARRQNEEWIRLQAKAESNRDRLADKLNKLMLALTDEFKMSFEEASNQANELENLAQSEQVLKDLEKAIKALGPVNIDAIEQYDEVKTRFDFLSGQREDVLAAKNLLLETINDMNDEVKERFKSTFEAIRESFRVTFKQMFGGGSADLTLTDGDLLSAGVEISVQPPGKKIQSLNLMSGGEKALSALALLFSIIRVKTIPFVILDEVEAALDEANVKRFGDYLNRFDKESQFIVVTHRKGTMAAADSIYGVTMQESGVSKIVSVKLKDIEGMDNGN from the coding sequence ATGTATTTAAAGGAAATTGAGATTCAAGGATTTAAGTCTTTTGCAGATAAGACTCGGGTCATATTTGACCAAGGGGTAACCGCAGTAGTTGGCCCTAATGGATCTGGAAAATCAAACATTACAGAAAGTCTACGGTGGGCCTTAGGGGAATCAAGTGTCAAGAGCCTACGTGGAGGCAAGATGCCCGACGTGATTTTTGCAGGGACGGAGACTCGTAAACCCTTGAATTACGCCTGTGTAACGGTAGTGCTGGATAATCGGGATGGCTTTATCAAACATGCTGCTAAGGAAATTCGAGTAGAACGTCATATCTATCGCTCGGGTGACAGTGAGTACAAGATTGATGGCAAGAAAGTCCGTTTGAGAGATGTCCATGATCTTTTTATGGATACTGGACTTGGGAGAGACTCTTTCTCTATTATTTCTCAGGGGAAGGTCGAGGAAATCTTCAACTCGAAACCAGAAGAGAGACGGGCTATTTTTGAGGAAGCCGCTGGGGTTCTTAAATTTAAGACGCGTCGTAAGGAAACGGAATCTAAGTTGGTCCAAACCCAGGATAATTTGGACCGTTTAGAAGACATTATTTTTGAGTTAGAGGGGCAAATCAAACCTCTTGAAAAGCAAGCGCTTGTGGCCAAACGTTTCTTAGAATTGGATCAACAACGCCAAGTCCTTTATTTGGATGTTTTGATTGCTCAGATCGAAGTCAATAAAAAAGACTATGATCAAGCAGTCCAAGAAGAGGCCTCTATCCAGGAGCAATTAAAGGCTTATTACCAGAAAAGAGAAGAGTACGAGGCAGAAAGCCTCCGATTGAAACAGAGTCGTCAGGCCCTTCAACACCAATTATCAGATGATCAGGTTAGCCTCATAGAATTAACTCGCCTCTTAAGCGATTTAGAGAAACAAATCGAATTGGCACGCTTGGAGTCACAACAGGTCGCCCGAAGCCGTCAGGAAAATCAAGAGCGGGTCAATGCTCTGGAAGAACGCCTACAAGTTCTTCGGAATCAATTGGAAGAAAAACAAGCCAATACAAAGAGTCTTCAAGAAGAACTCCAAAAGAGCCAAGAAGCTCTCGAAAGTCTGGAGAAAGAATTGGCCAGCTTCTCAGAAGATCCAGATCAGGTGATCGAGTATCTACGTGAAAAATACGTGGCCTTGATGCAGGATGAAGCAGAGCGGTCAAATGAATTAACAACAATTGAAAATCAATTGGAAGCTTCAGCTCAATTGTCACAAAGTAAAAAGGAAGATTACAAAAATCAAATCCAATTGGTGACAGAATTGCAGGAAAAAGAGCAAGTTGCTAAAGAGGCTTATCAACTCGCTCAAGAGCATCTCAAACACTTGCTTGAGACCTATCAGTTAGAAGCGAAACAGTTTGAGGAAGCTCGCCAGGCCTATCAATCAGGCCAAGCCAAGATGTTTGATCTACTGGATCAAAGTAAGGAGAAACAGGCTCGCATTAACAGTTTAGAGGCGATTCAAAAAAATCATAGTAATTTTTATGCAGGCGTAAAGAGTGTCTTGCAAGAAGCGGCTCGCTTAGGTGGAATCGTGGGAGCTGTCAGTGAAAAACTTTCCTTCTCACCAGAGTATCAGACTGCCTTAGAGATTGCTCTAGGAGCCAGCAGTCAGCATATTATCGTAGAAGACGAAGGAGCAGCAACACGGGCAATCGAACATCTGAAGAAGAATCGCTCGGGTCGGGCAACCTTCCTTCCTTTGACAACCATTAAACCACGCTACCTTGCAGGAAAGAATCAAGAACTGATTGAAGCCTGTCCAGGGTTCCTAGGGATGGCTAGCAGTTTGGTTGACTATGATCCTTCCCTCGAGTCGATTTTCCAAAACCTTTTAGGTGTCACGGCTATTTTTGATACGATTGAGCACGCTAAGGCGGCTGCTCGCAAGGTTGCCTACCAAGTTCGTATCGTGACACTGGATGGAACTGAACTGCGCACAGGTGGTTCCTATGCAGGTGGTGCGAATCGAAGCAATAATTCGATTTTTATCAAGCCAGAACTGGATCGTTTGCACCAAGAATTGGCCTCTCTTCATAAGAATTTGCGAGAAGTAGAAGGGCAGGTTCAAGAGCAACAGGACCAAGTGACCCAATCACAAGAAAAACTAGAATCTTTGAAAGGCCAAGGAGAAGGGGCGCGACTAGAAGAGCAACGCCTTCAATTGGCTTTTGAGCAAGCTCACCAGCAACTCTTGGATGCCCAAGAACTGTTAGAACTTATCCGTACAGAGCTGGATGAAGGTAGCGACCAGGAGCTTCTCAAAAAACGGGATCACTTGCAAGCGCGACTGAAAGAAATTGAGGCGGAAAAAGAGCAAGTCACTGCTGAGATTGAAGAAGTCAAGCTCAATAAAGATGTCGTTGTCGAGAAAATTGAAAATTTACGAGCAGCCATTGCCAAGCTCCAATTACAGAAAACAGAGTTGAAGAGTCGATTGACTTATGACCAAACAGATGCCGAACGCTTGCAGCAAGAGTTGGCTTCTACTGAACGGGAAATCCAAGCTCTCCAATATGCGATTGAGCAGGGAGAAGATCGACATGAGCAAATCGATGTTTCTGTCCTTGAAAAACAACTGCAAGCAACCCTTCAAGAGAAAACCGCTCTGGAGCAAGCTGTGATTCGTAAGCAATTTGAATTAGAGGATTTGGAAGGCCAGTCTGAAGATGTAGCGGGTCATATGGAACAAGCCCGTCGTCAAAATGAGGAGTGGATTCGCCTACAGGCCAAAGCAGAATCCAATCGTGATCGCTTGGCAGACAAATTGAATAAACTCATGTTGGCACTGACAGACGAATTCAAGATGAGTTTTGAAGAGGCATCTAATCAGGCCAACGAACTAGAAAATCTAGCCCAGTCTGAGCAAGTCTTAAAAGACTTGGAGAAAGCGATTAAAGCCTTAGGCCCTGTCAATATTGATGCTATCGAACAATACGATGAGGTCAAGACTCGGTTTGATTTCCTTTCCGGTCAACGAGAAGATGTCTTGGCAGCGAAGAATCTTCTTCTTGAAACCATTAATGACATGAATGATGAGGTGAAAGAACGCTTTAAGTCTACGTTTGAAGCGATTCGTGAATCCTTCCGAGTAACCTTTAAACAGATGTTTGGGGGAGGATCCGCTGATCTCACCTTGACGGATGGGGATCTCTTGTCAGCTGGGGTCGAGATTTCTGTTCAACCGCCTGGTAAGAAAATTCAATCCTTGAATTTGATGAGTGGTGGGGAGAAAGCTTTGTCAGCATTGGCGCTGCTCTTTTCAATCATTCGTGTCAAGACTATTCCATTTGTCATCTTGGATGAGGTAGAAGCGGCTCTAGACGAGGCCAATGTTAAACGTTTTGGGGATTACCTCAATCGTTTTGATAAGGAAAGTCAGTTTATTGTGGTTACCCACCGTAAGGGAACCATGGCTGCAGCAGATTCCATCTATGGAGTGACCATGCAAGAATCTGGAGTCTCTAAGATTGTATCTGTGAAGCTGAAAGATATAGAAGGAATGGATAATGGAAATTAA
- the rnc gene encoding ribonuclease III, which yields MQALYNLLAEKFRLTFDDTELLETAFTHTSYANEHRLLKISHNERLEFLGDAVLQLVISEYLFALYPSKPEGDLSKMRSMIVREESLAGFSRDCGFDQFIKLGKGEEKSGGRNRDTILGDLFEAFLGALLLDKGVETVRNFIQQVMIPKVEAGQFEQVIDYKTRLQEILQIHGDVQITYEVTSESGPAHAKEFEVQVSVNGKIIGQGRGRSKKAAEQEAAKKAVENKVDPSCI from the coding sequence ATGCAAGCCTTATATAACCTTCTTGCTGAGAAATTTCGGCTGACTTTTGACGATACAGAATTGTTGGAAACAGCTTTTACACATACCTCATATGCGAATGAGCATCGCCTCTTAAAAATTTCACATAATGAACGTTTGGAATTTTTAGGAGACGCTGTTCTCCAGTTAGTGATTTCCGAATATTTATTTGCCCTCTACCCAAGTAAGCCAGAGGGTGATTTGTCAAAAATGCGCTCCATGATTGTTCGTGAGGAAAGCCTGGCAGGTTTTTCTCGTGATTGTGGTTTCGATCAATTTATCAAACTTGGCAAGGGAGAGGAAAAATCTGGAGGACGTAACCGAGATACCATCTTGGGAGATTTGTTTGAAGCTTTTTTAGGGGCCTTGCTCTTGGATAAGGGAGTGGAGACTGTTCGGAATTTCATTCAGCAAGTCATGATTCCTAAAGTCGAGGCAGGTCAATTTGAACAAGTGATTGACTATAAGACACGCTTGCAAGAAATCCTTCAAATCCACGGCGATGTACAGATTACTTATGAGGTGACGAGTGAGTCAGGTCCGGCTCATGCCAAGGAATTTGAAGTTCAAGTGTCTGTCAATGGGAAAATCATCGGTCAAGGACGTGGCCGGTCTAAAAAGGCTGCAGAACAAGAAGCAGCAAAAAAAGCAGTGGAAAATAAGGTGGATCCCTCATGTATTTAA
- the vicK gene encoding cell wall metabolism sensor histidine kinase VicK, whose product MINHIKEVMTSYNFVFILITLGFIIVVALLILENRRDNMKLRLLNDKIKSLITGEYSDIIDLQGGPELTEISNNINDLSEVIRLTHENLEQETKRLTSILSYMTDGVLATNRRGQIILVNEMAAKQLNVVVEEVMNTSILDLLGISEEYELRDLITNVPELTIDSQDENGEYISLRVRFALIRRESGFISGLVAVLHDTTEQDKEERERRLFVSNVSHELRTPLTSVKSYLEALDDGAIFDPVAPEFVKVSLTETNRMMRMVTDLLSLSRIDNETSQLDVELTNFTAFITFILNRFDKMKNQAGEKKYDIVREYPISPVWVEIDTDKMTQVLDNILNNAIKYSPDGGEIRVGMKTTDAQLIISISDEGLGIPKKDLPRIFDRFYRVDKARSRAQGGTGLGLAIAKEIIKQHNGFIWAKSEYGKGSTFTIVLPYDKDAIRDDGWDNEDE is encoded by the coding sequence ATGATTAATCACATCAAAGAAGTCATGACCTCTTATAATTTTGTTTTTATATTAATCACTCTTGGATTTATTATCGTGGTGGCCTTGCTGATCCTAGAAAATCGCCGGGATAACATGAAGCTACGTTTGTTGAATGATAAAATTAAGAGTTTGATTACCGGAGAATATTCAGATATTATTGATTTACAAGGAGGTCCTGAATTGACAGAGATTTCCAACAATATCAATGATTTATCAGAAGTTATCCGTTTGACGCATGAAAATTTGGAGCAAGAAACCAAGCGCTTGACCAGTATTCTTTCCTATATGACAGATGGAGTCTTAGCGACCAATCGTCGAGGACAGATTATCCTGGTTAATGAAATGGCTGCCAAACAACTCAATGTCGTGGTCGAAGAGGTCATGAACACTAGTATTCTGGATTTGCTTGGCATTAGTGAAGAGTATGAACTGCGTGACTTGATTACCAATGTTCCGGAACTGACGATCGATTCGCAGGATGAAAATGGGGAGTACATCTCTTTACGGGTTCGCTTCGCCTTGATTCGGAGAGAGTCTGGTTTTATTTCTGGTCTGGTTGCCGTTTTGCATGACACAACTGAACAGGACAAGGAAGAGCGGGAGCGTCGTTTATTCGTATCCAACGTTAGTCATGAACTCCGAACTCCATTGACCAGTGTCAAATCCTACTTGGAAGCCTTGGATGACGGAGCGATTTTTGATCCAGTTGCACCGGAATTTGTTAAAGTATCTTTGACAGAGACCAACCGGATGATGCGGATGGTGACGGATTTATTGAGTCTTTCACGGATTGATAATGAAACCAGTCAATTGGATGTTGAATTGACCAACTTTACAGCTTTTATTACCTTCATTTTGAACCGCTTTGATAAGATGAAGAATCAGGCTGGAGAGAAGAAATATGATATTGTTCGTGAATATCCCATTTCTCCTGTCTGGGTTGAAATTGATACAGATAAGATGACGCAGGTCTTAGACAATATCTTAAATAACGCCATTAAATATTCCCCAGATGGTGGGGAAATTCGTGTGGGGATGAAAACAACGGATGCCCAGTTGATTATTTCGATTTCGGATGAGGGCTTAGGGATTCCTAAAAAGGACCTCCCTCGTATTTTTGACCGCTTTTATCGTGTGGATAAAGCCCGTAGTCGCGCCCAGGGTGGGACTGGTTTAGGGCTTGCCATTGCGAAGGAAATTATCAAGCAGCACAATGGATTTATTTGGGCCAAGAGTGAATATGGAAAAGGTTCTACTTTCACGATTGTTCTACCATATGATAAAGATGCTATCCGGGATGATGGATGGGATAATGAGGATGAATAA
- a CDS encoding YbaN family protein, which translates to MNGKIGVVSLKYVYMTVGFISLGLGIIGIPLPILPTTPFLLLAMACFAKSSQRFEKWLHGTKLYQTYVADYRETKSISKKRKKRIILQIYLLMGISIYLAPLWFVKLGLVGLTIFISYYLFKVIPDKEE; encoded by the coding sequence ATGAATGGAAAGATAGGAGTAGTAAGTTTGAAATATGTATATATGACAGTGGGGTTTATTTCCTTAGGATTAGGGATTATTGGGATTCCTTTACCGATTTTACCTACGACCCCGTTTCTTTTATTAGCCATGGCTTGTTTTGCAAAAAGTTCTCAACGATTTGAAAAATGGTTACATGGGACCAAGTTGTACCAAACTTATGTAGCAGATTATCGGGAAACAAAGTCGATCTCTAAGAAGCGGAAAAAACGAATTATCCTACAAATTTACCTATTGATGGGGATTTCCATTTACCTGGCTCCACTCTGGTTTGTGAAATTAGGTCTAGTGGGATTAACTATTTTTATAAGCTATTATTTGTTCAAAGTGATTCCGGATAAAGAAGAATGA
- the thrS gene encoding threonine--tRNA ligase: protein MIKITFPDGAVREFESGVTTFGIAQSISNSLAKKALAGKFNGKLIDTTRAITEDGSIEIVTPDHEDALPILRHSAAHLFAQAARRLFPDIHLGVGPAIEDGFYYDTDNQAGQISNEDLPRIEEEMQRIVKENFPSIREEVSKDEAREIFKNDPYKLELIEEHSEDEGGLTIYRQGEYVDLCRGPHVPSTGRIQIFHLLHVAGAYWRGNSDNAMMQRIYGTAWFDKKDLKNYLQMREEAKERDHRKLGKELDLFMISQEVGQGLPFWLPNGATIRRELERYIVDKELASGYQHVYTPPLASVELYKTSGHWDHYQEDMFPTMDMGDGEEFVLRPMNCPHHIQVFKHHVHSYRELPIRIAEIGMMHRYEKSGALTGLQRVREMSLNDGHLFVTPEQIQEEFQRALQLIIDVYEDFNLTEYRFRLSLRDPQDTHKYFDNDEMWENAQTMLRAALDEMGVDYFEAEGEAAFYGPKLDIQVKTALGKEETLSTIQLDFLLPERFDLKYIGADGEEHRPVMIHRGVISTMERFTAILIENYKGAFPTWLAPHQVTLIPVSNEKHVDYAWEVAKKLRDRGVRADVDERNEKMQFKIRASQTQKIPYQLIVGDKEMEEQAVNVRRYGQKETETMPVDAFVELILADIANKSRVEK, encoded by the coding sequence ATGATTAAGATTACTTTCCCAGATGGCGCTGTTCGTGAATTCGAATCTGGCGTTACAACTTTTGGAATTGCTCAATCCATCAGCAATTCCCTAGCTAAAAAAGCTCTTGCTGGTAAATTCAACGGCAAACTCATCGACACGACTCGTGCGATCACTGAAGATGGAAGCATCGAAATCGTGACACCTGATCACGAAGATGCCCTTCCAATCTTGCGCCACTCAGCAGCCCACTTGTTCGCTCAAGCTGCTCGTCGCCTTTTCCCAGACATCCACTTGGGTGTTGGGCCAGCGATTGAGGATGGATTCTACTACGATACAGATAACCAAGCTGGTCAAATTTCTAACGAAGACCTTCCTCGTATCGAAGAAGAAATGCAAAGAATCGTTAAAGAAAACTTCCCATCTATCCGTGAGGAAGTGAGCAAGGATGAAGCACGTGAAATCTTCAAAAACGACCCTTACAAGTTAGAATTGATTGAAGAGCACTCTGAAGATGAAGGCGGTTTGACCATCTATCGTCAAGGTGAATATGTGGACCTTTGCCGTGGACCTCACGTCCCATCAACTGGTCGTATCCAAATCTTCCACCTTCTCCATGTAGCAGGTGCTTACTGGCGTGGAAATAGCGACAACGCGATGATGCAACGTATCTACGGTACAGCTTGGTTTGATAAGAAAGACTTGAAAAACTACCTTCAAATGCGTGAAGAAGCCAAAGAGCGTGACCACCGTAAACTTGGTAAAGAGCTTGACCTCTTCATGATTTCTCAAGAAGTTGGACAAGGACTTCCATTCTGGTTGCCAAATGGTGCGACCATTCGTCGTGAATTAGAACGTTATATCGTTGACAAAGAGTTGGCTTCAGGCTACCAACACGTCTATACTCCACCACTTGCTTCTGTAGAACTTTACAAGACTTCTGGTCACTGGGATCACTATCAAGAAGATATGTTCCCAACTATGGATATGGGTGACGGTGAAGAATTTGTTCTTCGTCCAATGAACTGCCCGCACCACATCCAAGTCTTCAAACACCATGTTCACTCTTACCGTGAGTTGCCAATCCGCATCGCTGAAATCGGTATGATGCACCGTTACGAAAAATCTGGAGCCCTTACAGGTCTTCAACGTGTACGTGAAATGTCTCTTAACGATGGTCACCTCTTTGTGACTCCAGAACAAATCCAAGAAGAATTCCAACGTGCCCTTCAGTTGATTATCGATGTTTATGAAGACTTCAACTTGACTGAATACCGCTTCCGTCTCTCACTTCGTGACCCTCAAGATACCCACAAGTACTTTGACAACGATGAGATGTGGGAAAATGCCCAAACTATGCTTCGTGCAGCACTTGATGAAATGGGCGTAGACTACTTTGAAGCAGAAGGGGAAGCTGCCTTCTACGGTCCAAAATTGGATATCCAGGTTAAGACAGCTCTTGGTAAAGAAGAAACTCTTTCTACAATCCAGCTTGACTTCTTGCTTCCAGAACGCTTCGACCTTAAATACATCGGAGCTGATGGTGAAGAGCACCGTCCAGTTATGATCCACCGTGGGGTTATTTCAACTATGGAACGCTTCACAGCTATCTTGATTGAGAACTACAAGGGTGCCTTCCCAACATGGCTAGCACCACACCAAGTAACCCTTATCCCAGTTTCTAATGAAAAACATGTGGACTACGCATGGGAAGTAGCGAAGAAACTTCGTGACCGTGGGGTTCGTGCCGATGTGGATGAACGCAATGAGAAAATGCAATTCAAGATCCGGGCTTCACAAACGCAAAAGATTCCTTACCAATTGATCGTTGGTGACAAGGAAATGGAAGAGCAAGCCGTCAACGTTCGCCGTTATGGTCAAAAAGAAACAGAAACCATGCCGGTAGATGCATTTGTCGAATTGATTCTTGCTGATATCGCAAATAAATCACGTGTTGAAAAATAA
- a CDS encoding HAD family hydrolase, which yields MEIKLVATDMDGTFLDENHQFDQALFLKVLKKFQEKGIYFAAASGRPLLSLKTIFKEVQDQIIFIAENGSVVEFHGEDVYEATMSPDFYQALFAKLQESPYFDKNKCLLTGKLGSYVLKTVDPDYLAASQNYNENIQMVSDFSEIDDLVFKMTTNFDQEVLAEGEAWVTQNVEGVKAMTTGYECIDIVLDYVDKGVAIQALMDQLGISRDQVLAFGDNLNDLHMMQVVGHPIAPENARPEILELAEKVLAHHSTGSILRFMEEEL from the coding sequence ATGGAAATTAAATTAGTCGCAACAGACATGGATGGGACCTTTTTGGATGAAAATCATCAATTTGATCAAGCTTTATTCCTAAAGGTATTAAAGAAGTTTCAAGAAAAAGGGATCTACTTTGCGGCAGCAAGTGGTCGGCCTCTCCTCTCTTTGAAGACAATCTTTAAAGAGGTTCAGGATCAAATTATTTTTATAGCTGAAAACGGCAGTGTTGTTGAGTTTCATGGTGAAGATGTCTATGAAGCGACCATGAGTCCTGATTTTTACCAAGCTCTGTTTGCCAAGTTACAAGAAAGTCCTTATTTCGATAAAAATAAGTGCTTGTTAACGGGAAAACTCGGGAGCTATGTTTTAAAGACCGTTGATCCAGACTATCTAGCTGCTTCGCAAAACTACAATGAAAATATTCAAATGGTGTCAGATTTTTCAGAAATTGATGATCTTGTCTTTAAGATGACCACCAATTTTGACCAAGAAGTATTAGCGGAAGGGGAAGCCTGGGTTACCCAAAATGTTGAGGGTGTTAAGGCTATGACCACTGGTTATGAGTGCATTGATATTGTCTTGGATTATGTGGACAAGGGAGTCGCCATCCAAGCACTAATGGATCAGCTAGGCATTAGTCGAGATCAAGTCCTAGCTTTTGGGGATAACCTCAATGATCTTCATATGATGCAGGTTGTTGGCCATCCAATTGCGCCAGAAAATGCCCGTCCAGAGATTTTGGAATTGGCTGAAAAAGTATTAGCTCACCATTCGACAGGATCTATCCTTCGCTTCATGGAGGAAGAATTATGA
- a CDS encoding MBL fold metallo-hydrolase, producing the protein MDEKGFKYSILASGSSGNSFYLETPKKKILVDAGLSGKKITGLLAEIDRKPEDLDAILITHEHSDHIHGVGVLARKYGMDLYANEATWKAMEGSKYLGKIDDSQKHLFEMGKTLTFGDLDVESFGVSHDAAAPQFYRFMKDGKSFVMLTDTGYVSDRMAGIVENADGYLIESNHDVEILRAGSYAWRLKQRILSDLGHLSNEDGADAMIRTLGNKTKKIYLGHLSKENNIKELAHMTMVNQLARADLAVGHDFDVLDTSPDTATPLVDI; encoded by the coding sequence ATGGATGAAAAAGGGTTTAAGTATAGTATTTTGGCTTCAGGATCGAGTGGTAATTCATTTTACCTAGAGACACCTAAGAAAAAAATTCTAGTAGATGCAGGCTTGTCCGGGAAGAAGATTACAGGTTTGCTTGCAGAAATTGATCGCAAACCCGAAGATCTTGATGCTATTTTGATTACACATGAACATTCGGATCACATTCATGGCGTTGGTGTACTCGCTCGTAAATACGGGATGGACCTATACGCCAATGAAGCTACATGGAAGGCCATGGAGGGAAGCAAGTACCTTGGGAAGATCGATGACTCCCAGAAACATCTTTTTGAGATGGGCAAGACCTTAACCTTTGGGGATTTGGATGTGGAAAGTTTTGGTGTCAGCCATGATGCTGCGGCTCCACAGTTCTATCGTTTCATGAAGGATGGAAAGAGTTTCGTCATGCTGACAGATACAGGTTATGTTAGCGATCGGATGGCAGGAATTGTTGAAAATGCTGATGGCTATTTGATTGAGTCCAACCATGATGTGGAAATCCTACGGGCAGGCTCTTACGCCTGGAGATTAAAGCAACGGATCTTATCCGATTTGGGTCACCTCTCTAATGAAGATGGTGCCGATGCCATGATTCGGACCCTAGGCAATAAGACCAAGAAAATTTATCTAGGCCACTTATCTAAGGAAAACAATATCAAGGAATTGGCCCATATGACCATGGTCAATCAATTGGCTCGAGCAGATCTAGCAGTGGGGCATGATTTTGACGTCTTGGATACATCTCCAGATACAGCGACTCCATTAGTAGATATCTAA